The Coffea arabica cultivar ET-39 chromosome 10e, Coffea Arabica ET-39 HiFi, whole genome shotgun sequence region AGCACAGAATCAGCCTCGGAGGAATTATGGTGGATCACATCACTGCCTCTGCTTCTAATATCTGCTTCAATGTCTTCAATATTATGGCGTTGTGAGATCTTTAGCAGATCACCACCAATGTCTAAATCATCCTCTACCTTTATTCGTCTATCCTCACCTACATCTTCTATTTCAACTTCCCTAGTTGGGGGCAAAGTTGCCCTTGGTGCCTCCTGTGCAAAAGCTCGGAAATTGTTCCTAGAAGGCTTCACCTTAGTGCAAAACACTTCAAGGAAGTTATTCAGACAACCACGATCATAGACATTGACCCTGTTGTCAGCTCTGTAGCGGAAATTCTCGTACGTAGTCTGACAAACAAGGAAAAAATCAACAACTGAAAAGTGACATAAAACATACACATCATCAGAAGAACACCAGTAATCTcagtaaggaaaaaaaatctccCCAGAACAATAATGGAAGTATCAAAATCTAAAAGGCCAACCTCTTAGAGCCAGAAAAAAAATATCAACATAGATGGGGCTAGTAAATGATGCCACTTCGTAGATAAACTGCCACTTCATAACAAAAACCAAACTCTAATGTTATTAAACCCAATGGCAGGCAACGGATTATCTAAACTTGACCACGCttggtttcttttattttccattGTCAACTTCTAACCAAATCAAGTGCACCGCGACCAAAAATATTAAATCACAGTCTAAAGCATTTTATATCCCAGAAGGACAATGATTGGCCAAAGCATAAGTTTCATTTCTCAAGTGTTTGCTTGATGGACCGTTCTTGCCATGATAGTTTTGCAGACAacagaaaaaggagaaaaagagaataatttgaacaaaaaaGTACAAATACACAAAGAAAAAATTAGCAGAAACCCATGGTATCTATAAGAGTTTCATTGTCAAATCCTATTCCAAGTTCTATGCAAAGAACATGTTGAAAAAAATTCTTGTTGCAGCTGTACTATAAGTTAAAAGACTTAACCTGCTATTACCCTCAAATATAATCAAGCTACATGATTGAAGACTAGATGACACTTCATCTGGCATACTTGTTATTTCTTGCTATTCATTTTTATGAGGAAAAGAGTAGAATGGATAAATATTACTTAGAGAGAGTACCAGCCGGATAGAGTCAGGGAGACAACCATTACTCCTACGAGTGTCCGAGACATAATGACAAAAATCCatataaaaaacataaaaaattaacaTCATGATGTTGGAAGAATAAGAAACATGACATTCTATGAATTATTAGCATATACTTGTAACAGTTACTTTAAACTGCAGGGTCATCAAGTATGAAAGCAACGTGTGGGACGTGAATAGGCAAGAAAGCCTTCCTCGTAGCAACTAGGTGAGCACACCAACAATGTGAATTGCAAAAACACCTCCAGGCAACTAATGAAAGTAAAACAAACAGTGCAAGAAAGCAACAATGATAACTCTATTAGCTCACAACTAGATCTTTCATTTGTCACTTTTCTTTTAATGGCTTTTTCATTCTCAAATTTCGGCAAACTGCTAACAAGTAACCTTTTTTGGTGCCTGAACGTCCACTTTGAAAGGCTTCTCAAAATCAGCAACTTTAGGTGTTAAAAGAAGCCTCACTAGAATCAAATCACAGACTAGAAAATTTAGGAAAGGAGACTCATGGGGTACCAGCCCATTTCCAGCCTGGGAAATGTGAGATAGTGACAAGGTCCCCACTCAAACACCTTATTTACTTTTTATATGCTCTACGTAGCGTGGGAATAAAGCTATATGATTTTATAGTTTCTACTCCTATACTATCTTTTTGCATTAGATATCCAACCAAATGTTATTCATACAGAATCTGTTCAATCATACAGCACACAGTGACTAAGTCTTTTAAATTACAATGACGGAACTACAACAAGAAGAGCATAATTCCAGTACAACCCAGATTATTGAACATTACTAATATTATAAACCCAAACAAGTCAGTAGATATTTATGTCCCAAATTTTTCTTCCACTGAATCCCcaataaacaaataaagaaacaaCTCCTAACCAGCTAAATCATTTCAACCATAAGTTGCAGCAGCTAATCCAAATATAAAGTAACAGGAGAAAGCAGCTAACCTGATTTGTGCTTATGAGATACAAGTGAAAGCCAGTGAGTCCACCAACAAACCACAAGGAAATAAAACAATATGCCATTAAAATCACTGATGCAGGAGACTCTTTCATTGCCTTCCAAACTGTGCCATGATGGTCAtccatcaaaattttgatgtaCAAAGCCGACAGGGCAAACACATAGATGCACAGGAGTGTGGCGGATGacacaaaacaaaagaagtagcgATAGTTGCGCTGCAGATCATTAAAGGTAACGCAAAATTAATAGCGATCATATGCCAAAGGTGCTATCAAAATGCTAGAAAGATACCAATGTATCAAGCAGCATACCAATCCTATGCACTGGCCAACCCAAGGGCAGTGATGATCAAATCGCTCCACACAGTTGTTGCAGATAGAGCAGTGAGAGCAACGGGGAGGGCGATAGAGCATGCATGTATCACAGTATTTTACTCTGACAGGAATTCCGTTAACCATCACTTCTTTGGTTCGAGGAAACTGAAGACTCGGTGTTTGTCTTCCCCCAATCTCCACTGATGCTGAAGTGTCATAACGGAACTCTTCCTCTGGAGGATGAGCATTACGAGGAACAATACCTGGATCCCTAGCAGATGTAAGAAGCAGTAGCACCAATACCTAGCAAAAT contains the following coding sequences:
- the LOC113712731 gene encoding protein S-acyltransferase 8, yielding MAKRVYEVWKGSNKFFLGGRLMFGPDARSLLITLLLIIVPVVIFCVFVARHLRHEFSPYNVGYAIFAVAVAFTVYVLVLLLLTSARDPGIVPRNAHPPEEEFRYDTSASVEIGGRQTPSLQFPRTKEVMVNGIPVRVKYCDTCMLYRPPRCSHCSICNNCVERFDHHCPWVGQCIGLRNYRYFFCFVSSATLLCIYVFALSALYIKILMDDHHGTVWKAMKESPASVILMAYCFISLWFVGGLTGFHLYLISTNQTTYENFRYRADNRVNVYDRGCLNNFLEVFCTKVKPSRNNFRAFAQEAPRATLPPTREVEIEDVGEDRRIKVEDDLDIGGDLLKISQRHNIEDIEADIRSRGSDVIHHNSSEADSVLGSDRRAPTVQAETRHSSRGRRSESWEIAPEVLGMNSNIVESRGHATSKEAYQ